In Zingiber officinale cultivar Zhangliang chromosome 6A, Zo_v1.1, whole genome shotgun sequence, a single genomic region encodes these proteins:
- the LOC121996490 gene encoding transcription termination factor MTERF15, mitochondrial-like: MKRLLYFSLFSKAVSSPRFPLSHDAALLFAILPYSASATAATAAAAAASTTGKHMFMTQYLVDSCGFDQDKATEASKLLKGIQSRQQPDSVLAFLKSYGFDDASVKKILHHSPKCLLLDVEKTLAPKFRAFEDLGFSPSDIVHLVRSNPDTTKIKHERTVPRIEFWQGLLGSRDALVKLFKSNNWVLGYSIKKRIQPNLEMLRECGVDGQKLDFILRFHPMFISQKADTLKSLISRVEDLGVPQTSGMFHCTLCALFVVHPKKFKMLMDMFWNFGWSQGDFVAAIQKVPNLPRRSLKHLQRKMEFLINEAGYASSYIAARPVLLTLSLERRLIPRHRILATLNSRGHCERNYKVATYMVVSDAKFIEKYIIVYKDRYPDLSELYASLKHTMASD; this comes from the coding sequence ATGAAGAGGCTACTTTACTTCTCCCTCTTCTCCAAAGCCGTGTCTTCCCCTCGTTTTCCTCTCTCCCACGACGCTGCCCTCCTCTTTGCCATCTTACCTTACTCGGCCTCCGCCACTGCCGCcactgccgccgccgccgccgcatcCACCACTGGGAAGCACATGTTCATGACCCAATACCTCGTCGACTCATGTGGTTTCGACCAGGATAAGGCCACCGAGGCCTCGAAGCTTCTCAAGGGCATTCAATCCCGGCAGCAGCCCGACTCCGTCCTTGCTTTCCTCAAAAGTTACGGCTTCGATGACGCATCAGTAAAAAAGATCCTACATCACTCCCCCAAATGTCTTCTTTTGGACGTAGAGAAGACACTTGCCCCAAAGTTCCGAGCTTTTGAAGATCTTGGTTTCTCCCCATCCGACATCGTCCACCTCGTCCGATCGAATCCCGACACCACCAAAATCAAACACGAACGCACTGTGCCTAGGATCGAATTTTGGCAAGGCCTTCTCGGATCCAGGGATGCGCTGGTGAAGTTGTTCAAGAGTAACAATTGGGTTCTTGGGTACAGCATCAAGAAGAGGATCCAGCCCAACCTTGAGATGCTTCGGGAATGCGGCGTGGATGGCCAAAAGCTCGACTTTATCTTGCGCTTTCACCCAATGTTCATATCGCAGAAAGCTGATACCTTGAAGTCGTTGATCAGTCGCGTGGAGGACTTGGGAGTGCCACAGACATCCGGGATGTTCCATTGCACTCTGTGTGCACTGTTCGTGGTCCACccaaagaaattcaagatgctaATGGATATGTTCTGGAACTTTGGGTGGTCGCAGGGTGATTTTGTTGCAGCAATCCAAAAGGTTCCTAATCTGCCGCGAAGGTCTTTGAAGCATTTGCAGAGAAAAATGGAGTTCTTGATTAATGAAGCTGGATATGCTTCTTCTTACATCGCTGCACGTCCAGTACTATTGACACTGAGCTTGGAGAGAAGGTTGATTCCCAGACATCGGATCTTAGCAACCTTGAACTCTAGGGGGCACTGTGAAAGGAATTACAAAGTGGCAACATACATGGTGGTTTCCGACGCCAAATTCATAGAGAAGTACATCATCGTCTATAAGGACAGGTATCCAGATCTGAGTGAACTCTATGCAAGCTTAAAGCACACAATGGCTTCTGATTAG